One region of Anoplopoma fimbria isolate UVic2021 breed Golden Eagle Sablefish chromosome 10, Afim_UVic_2022, whole genome shotgun sequence genomic DNA includes:
- the myclb gene encoding LOW QUALITY PROTEIN: protein L-Myc-1b (The sequence of the model RefSeq protein was modified relative to this genomic sequence to represent the inferred CDS: deleted 2 bases in 1 codon) has product MPGISSTAPRYDNWDMDHLDHYQHYFYDDHHDPDEDFFKSTAPSEDIWKKFELVPTPPMSPIRAVEGQGRVGLLHPSLGDKLEWVSHFLGQEDEQQQQQQQHQDLPCKLTASNDSFGNLSSIIIQDCMWSGFSAGQQLERVVGERCASCPGTTTTTTTTTSTSAAKAAAAAAVAVVASPGRTQCAPAEPSALAADCVDPAAVLTFPSTGGCKKQVSSGSESHTDSSDDEDDKDEDEEEIDVVTVEHKQQRKPRRLVNTRKPVTITVRADPMDPGMKRFHISIHQQQHNYAAPSPDTLPTPVEPPRKRVRQEASSQPHQNSHHHHHHHHHHHQPRPGHAPLNLDSRKSHGTAAGVRSESPNFNACSPTSSSSPSSPPSSSSSSSSSSSTPVPSSPSKHLSFSHLSSPQSSDCEDTDKRKAHNFLERKRRNDLRSRFLSLRDEIPGLADCPKTPKVAILTRATEYLQQLHASERKNAQERKQLKSRQLQLLQRLALLKRS; this is encoded by the exons ATGCCGGGCATCAGCAGCACCGCGCCTCGGTATGACAACTGGGACATGGACCACCTGGACCACTACCAACACTATTTCTACGACGACCACCACGACCCAGATGAGGATTTCTTCAAGTCCACTGCTCCCAGTGAGGACATATGGAAGAAATTCGAGCTGGTGCCAACCCCACCCATGTCCCCTATCAGGGCGGTGGAAGGGCAGGGCAGGGTCGGGCTGCTGCACCCATCTCTGGGGGACAAGCTGGAGTGGGTGTCCCACTTCTTAGGACAGGAggatgaacaacaacaacaacagcagcagcatcaggaCCTGCCCTGCAAGCTGACCGCCTCCAATGACTCCTTTGGGAACCTGAGCTCCATCATCATCCAGGACTGCATGTGGAGCGGCTTCTCCGCCGGGCAGCAGCTGGAGAGAGTTGTAGGGGAGAGATGCGCCTCCTGTCCCgggaccaccaccaccaccaccaccaccacctccacctccgcagccaaagcagcagcagcagcggcggtgGCTGTGGTGGCGTCGCCGGGGAGGACGCAGTGCGCACCGGCTGAGCCATCAGCCCTGGCTGCAGACTGCGTGGACCCGGCTGCGGTGCTCACTTTCCCGTCAACCGGTGGATGTAAGAAGCAAGTGTCCTCTGGTTCAGAGTCTCACACCGACTCATCAG ACGACGAGGATGACAAAGACGAGGACGAAGAGGAGATCGACGTGGTGACGGTGGAGCACAAGCAGCAACGCAAACCTCGTCGACTGGTCAACACTCGCAAACCGGTGACCATCACGGTGCGAGCCGACCCGATGGACCCCGGCATGAAGCGTTTCCACATCTCCATACACCAACAGCAGCACAACTATGCCGCCCCCTCCCCGGACACGCTCCCGACGCCGGTGGAGCCGCCTCGCAAGAGGGTCCGGCAGGAGGCCTCCTCCCAGCCGCACCAGAActctcaccaccaccaccaccaccaccaccaccaccaccagccccGGCCCGGCCACGCCCCTCTGAACTTGGACAGCAGGAAGTCTCACGGGACTGCGGCCGGAGTGCGTTCGGAGTCGCCCAACTTCAACGCCTGCTCTCctacctcctcctcatcaccttcgtctcctccctcctcatcctcctcctcctcctcttcctcctcaaccCCCGTTCCC AGCTCCCCCTCGAAGCACCTCTCCTTCTCCCACCTCTCCAGCCCTCAGTCCTCCGACTGCGAGGACACGGACAAGCGCAAGGCGCACAATTTCCTCGAGCGCAAGCGGAGGAACGACCTGCGCTCGCGGTTCCTGTCGCTGCGGGACGAGATCCCGGGCCTGGCGGACTGCCCCAAGACGCCCAAGGTGGCCATCCTGACGCGAGCCACCGAGTACCTGCAGCAGCTTCACGCCAGCGAGAGGAAGAATGCTCAGGAGAGGAAGCAGCTGAAATCCCggcagctgcagctgctgcagaggctGGCGCTGCTCAAACGCTCTtga